Genomic segment of Colletotrichum destructivum chromosome 5, complete sequence:
CCTTCtccggcctcctcgccgcgggcATCGCCGAGATGGATGGCGTCTCAGGGCTCGAGGGTTGGAGATGGATTTTCATCCTAGAGttcgtccccccccccccccccccccccccttttgcaAAAAAATACAGCGTGTTTATCGCGGCAAAAATAAAATGCTAACGGACACCCAGGGGCCTTGCAACGATCGCCATCGgtgccgcctgcttcttcttcctcgtcgacacgccGGCCCTCTCGAAGCGGTGgctcgagcccgaggagaTCCGGTACCTGGAgctctccatcttcatcaagcagggcggcggctcgCGCGAGGagagcggcgccggcgggcgcgTCAACTGGAGGGACCTCAGGATGAACCTGACCAACTGGCGGATCTACGTGCAGGCGTACTTCCTCGTGTGCCAGTCGGCGCTGTCGTACGGCATCAAGTTCACGCTGCCGACCATCACCAAGGCCATGGGCTTCGCCAACACGCAGGCGCAGCTCCTCTCGGCGCCCCCCTACGTCGcggccgccatctcggccatctccttcgcCAAGGTCTCGGACCGCTTCTTCTGGCGCATGCCGTTCCTGGTGACGccgctcggcatcgtcgccatcgcgtACTCCATCATTCTGTCGCTTaacggcgagctcgaggccaagaagggcgTGGCGTACTTCGCCGTCgtgctcgccgtcatcggcatctACCCCatccaggcggcggcggcctcgtggaACGCCAACAACAtcgcgccggcctcgaggcgggccatcggcatcgcgcTCATGAACTGCGTCGGcaacgtcggcggcatcgtcggcagCTTCATGTacctggagaaggagaagcccAAGTACCACACTGGCTTCGGCCTCAGCTTGGCGTTCGGAGGCAGCGGGCTGATCGtcgcgctgctgctcgagtGGAGCTACAAGGTGGCCAACGCGCGCAAGGCGCGgatggccgacgaggccaaggccaagtacACTGAGGAGGAGCTGTTCAACATGGGAGACCGGTCGCCGCTGTTCACGTATGTGCTTTGAGTCTTTTTGAGTTCTGGTTGACGCGCGGGCGGGCGGAAGGGAGCCTGCATTGCATTGCATGGCATGCGTAAGGGATCAGGGGACAGGGGGGCTTAGATGATTACTCATCCCATGCAGACTTTCAATGCAATATCTGACAGATTCATCCAACGTAATTCGTCCGACTGAGTGACTCTTCTGCTGCATGTCATGTTGACAACCCTGTACTTGCTGACGGCATCCTCGGACCAgcgaaggaggggggggggggaagaggttGGATTATGGAGTAGTTGTCACCAATCAGAGCAAAGAAGCAGCAGCTGAGCTTGTAAATCGAGGAAACATAACCGATCCTCTAGAGACTCGGCGCAACTCCTCTTGACAAAGCCGCAGATCCTGTTCTCGTATGGTTTATGTGAGCTGACGCCGGCAGGATTTAATTCTGGGGCGTAACGAGGGGGAGGATGCTGAACCCAATCCCCGCGCGAGTTTGAGTCATAAAAGATGACATGATTTCAAAGCAGTCAACTCACCCGAACGCGCGGGGAGCCTATTTCAAACAACTTATAGCCAGGTCGTGAGCACCTCTTTTCCACTCACTCCACATACCGCTTCATCTCGACCACCCATCACACCCAACAACAAACATGACTCTCCCGACTCTCAAGGAAAACCAGTTCACCCACAGCGGCGACAAGACCACGTTCTACTGGTCCGCCGGCCCTTCGCAGGGACCCCTCGTCATCCTGGTCCACGGATGGcccgccaacggcgagacGTGGAAGCCCCAGCTGCTCGCCCTTGCGGCCCTCGGCTTCCGGGTCGTCGCCCCGGACAACCGCGGCTACGGACGGTCCAGCGTGCCCAAGGGCCCCGAAGCCTACGCCATCAAACATCACGTATCGGACCTGCTCGCGCTCCTCGcccacctcggccgcgatAAGGCCGTCTGGATCGGCCACGACTGGGGCGCGGGCCTCGTCTGGGGCCTTGCTGCCATGTACCCGGAGAAGTGCGTCGGCGTGTGCTGCCTGTCCGTGCCGTACCGTGCGAtcgagctcggccttgagGTCGCCACATCCCTCACGAACCGCGAGGTGTACCCCGAGGACCAGTATCCGCTCGCCCAGTGGGACTACATGGGGTTCCACATCGAGcagcccgaggccgccgccgcgcagcTGCGGGCCAACGTGCCAAACACAATCAAGCTGCTCTACCAGGCCGGCAGCCCCGCGGATTACGGCAAGCCGACGCCGTTCGCCTCGGTCCGCAAGGCGGGCGGGTGGTTCGGCGGCGCTCCGGAAGCCCCGGAGCTGCCGTTCGAGACGACCCTCTTCAAGGACGACAAGCCGGCGTTCGACCGGATggtggccgagttcgagcGCAACGGGTTCGAGGGCCCCAACGACTACTACCGCAACCACGGGGTCAACCGGGCCTACCTCCTGGAGCCGCCGAACGGGGCCCGCCTCCGGTTCCCGGTCCTGTTCGTCGAGTCGCGGTGGGACAGCGTCTGCGACACGGCCATCTCGAGGTTGAGCGAGCCCATGCGGGAGCTGTGCGATGACCTCACCGAGGTCAGCATCGAGGCGGGCCACTGGGTCGCGCTGGAGAAGCCCGCGGAGACGAACGCGGCGTTGGTGAGATGGTTTGCGACGAAGCTGCCGACATACTTCCCGGGGTACTGGAAGACGCCATTTGTGTCGACGAAGTAATGGATCGGGAGGAGGGAGGCCCCGTAATGTATTGTAGCAATCAACAGCGCGAAGAATTCAGTCTGGAGGTGATGTCATATTTGGGCTCATCCTCATTTGGCCAATCCGTCCGTACGTGTGTTTTTTGAGTCGATCTTAATCTTGACAAAGACGCAGAGGCAGATTAGGGCACCCCCGAGTTGGGTCTCTGTGGCTCAAGTTAGAACAGACATGTCTCTGCCTTGTTCCTGAAAGATATTCTGGAAGACAGTCAAGATTAAGACAAGGGCAACATGACGAGAGCTCAGGGAATATCGGAATCAAGGCGTCGCTTAAATGTCCATCAAACACGGATCGCCAGCCAGCAACCCTCGTGGCAAAAAAATAACAAAAAACTTCCCGAGTCAGGACCCGGTCTGTTCGACCTCATGTGGATACTTTCTGGATACGAAACAATGGCCATGATATCTTCTCATTGGGTTACATCCGTCCATGTGGGTTGAGGCCGGACAACTCCGTGGCCCCCGGAACGGCCGCCCTCATGGAGCACTTAATCTCGGTTCTCGTGGTCAACTTTCTCCCCGAGTTTCCACATTGAGCTGATCATTCAGCCTCAataagggggggggccaTACGCTTGCTGAACAATAATGATGGACAACTCCGTCCCTCTTGTCCAACGCTGACTGAGCCATGCTCCTTAAGCTACTTTATGACACTTGATGATTCAACCAGTGGCACAAACACACGCCGACACTTTCCAACTCATGTGTGTCGGTGAATCAAGATGACAGGACCGCAACCACAACGCGGCTGGGAACTCGAAGAGCGGATCATGCCGTCCGAGTTTGACCAGCAACGCCGAGATACATCAACAACTGATGGCCCAAAACAACCAATCAGCCCACACCAAGTCCGATGGCCCTTTGAAGACACGGGGCCGGACGACGATGGTATCAAGCAGCCATACCccccgctcccgccgccaGAGAGCCCGCCCgtccagcagcaacaacaacaacaacaacaacaacaccatcaacctcacCCGCCCGCGGGTCCGGAGCCAAGCCCGAAGCCAAGCCGCACCCGCCACGTTCTCCGCTACTGGGGCCTTGAGATCCTcaccgtcttcgccgccgtctgcctgctcgccgccatcgttgCGCTGCTCGCTTACTACGACGGCCACTACATGCCCGAGTGGCCGTTCGAGATCAACCTCAACACGGCCATCGCCCTGCTCTCGACCTTcctgcgcgccgccatcgtcgccgccgtcgccgagatcatcgGCCAGATCAAGTGGACCTGGTTCGCCGAGCAGACGCGGCCGCTGCAGCACCTCGAGgacttcgacgccgccagcCGCTCCGTCCTCGGGTCCATGAagctgctggccgtcgtGTTATGGAACCTGGGCTTCTCGTccgccggcttcctcgccatcagcgccgccgccgtcaccatcgccagCCTGACCGTCGCCCCCGTCACGCAGCAGgccgtccgcgccgaggCCTGCTCCATGCTCCAGGACCACGTCCGCTCCGCCATCCCCGCCGCCCACTACGTCCCCGGGTCGTCGGCCTATTaccgcgtcggcgccggcatgtacgagatcgaggtcgacatGAAGAGCGCCATGATCAAGGGCATCACGGACCCGGCCAGCCAGGACAGCAACGTCCAGGTGACCTGCCCCAGCGGGAACTGCTCGTGGCCCGACTGGGGCACCGGCGTCACCCACGCGAGCATCGGCGTATGCAGCCGCTGCATCGACACCACGAGCTTCGTCAGCCCGCCCAACGAAGGGGGCAACCTGACGTTGCCGGACAGCGGAGCCTTTATCAACGCCCTGGGAGGGAAGTACATGTGGATGGGCTACAGCAACCTGACCGCGTACAGCCGGCTCTTCGACGACGAGTTCGCAACCGCGTCCGCCGTCTCGCTCGCCAACTTCTCCACGCTCATGGTGTCCAGGTCCCCCTGCACGTCGGACGACTCGACGGAGGCTCTCAGGCTGACCTGTCCGCACCGCCTGTCGCAGTCCGACAACAGCTACTTTGCGGGCATCGGAGACTAcatcgccgcctcgtgcGTCCTGTATCCGTGCTTGAAGGAGTACCGCGCCCGATACGAGGGCAACGTGCTGACGGAGGACGTCGTCCGGACCACACCCGCGGTGCCCAATCCCGCCGAGCAGATGTCCTCGGCGAACGCGTATCAATACTCGGCCTTCAGCAACTACACGGCCATACAGAACCCGTGCGTGCTCGACAACGGCACTTGGTACGACTCCAGCAACCGGAGCCAGGCAGCTCACGTCCCCGGCCGCACGTGGGCCAACTTCAGCAcgctggacgagggcgcgggcgACCCCCAGCCAGGAGACACCATCAGCAGCGTGCCCAACGCGTGCCTGTACAAGATGGACGGcaccttcttctcggcgctgTCGAGGTTCCTCAGCGTGGACCTGCTGAGCGCATCGTGCCGCTACGACTCGATGCAGAGCGGCCACATCGACTGCCAGGACGCGTGGTGGCTCACGCCGCTGTGGGCCGACAACAacgcgacgacggccggcctggccgaggccattgACAGCTTCGCGTGGGCCGTCACCAACAAGCTCCGCGAGaccggcctcggcccggaCGTGATGCggggcgccgacgccctccgcTCCCGGAacgccgaggtcctcggcgacgtctgGGCGAGCACGACGTGCACCTTCTTCGACCGCAAGTACATCGCGCTGCCCGCCGTCCTGGTCGCCTTCTGCGCTTTCCTGCTCGGCTGGATCATCGTCACGAATCACACCGACCCGGAGCAGCCCGTCTGGAAGGGCAGcgtgctgccgctgctcttcttcggcctGCACAGCACCGTGGGCCCGGGTGCCGCGGgcagggggggaggcggcggcggcggcgagtcCAGGGAcgccgagcggctggcgaggaACATGACCTTCTTCCGGGAGAACGGGCGCGGGGCGCCGGAGCTGAACCGGATCCAGCAGGAGTCCGGGCGGATGTGGGTGCGGTTCCACGGCGGGACGGATCCCGGGTTCCTGGACCTGGGGACGAaggggcggaggaggagggatcccgaggccgacgatgtGATGCTAGTGCGGGAGAGAGCGGTAAAGAGTTAGTTAACAAGCCGAGAAGAATCCAGTTTCACAGTCCTGCCGTCCAATGCTTTTATGACTCTCATAGAAGAAACGATCTTGTGATTGATTTAAAAGTCAATGTATAGTAAGACTTTGGAAACGAAGTGACGCTGATGAAACCGTGTAAATGAACTGGCGTGGAGACGAGGCGTGTCTGCCAACCCTTGGCGATTctggaagagagagatgcTGTGTTCAAACCAGGAGCCGTCTATTCTTCGAAGACAAGTTGGCACTATAAGCAACATTCTCTACAACTTTCCTAGGCCTGTATTGTTACCGTTCTCGAGGGAATCAAGACTGATCAAAGGCTCATCCACCGGACACGACACTCTACGTAGTTATTGGTTCTGGTTTCATTCACAAACCTGAGATCGAATTACTTTGACGCCCAAGTTACTGTCGTAAACATTTAGGAACATTGATTGTCGTGGCTTTACCTAATTGGTGTCAAGACACAGCATTGAGAACATTCCGATACCAATGTTACTCTGCTGAGCTCTCGCAGTAGTCTCCCCAAACAGTCTTAACATGTTTTTCTGCTGGTATGCATTTAGCTTGTCTACCGTTGAATTATCTactctttcctcttcttctcatcaTTCTCCCCGCTGTCTAGTTCGAAACAAACGGTCAGCGACGATGAGACAGCATGTGAAAGTAGAAATGCTGGAAGCAGAGATCGAGTGAAACCCATATTTGTCTTTCACGTCGCAGTCATTCGTACGGTATTCACTGAttctcccctcctccgccttaTCTCTCACACAAGCTCTCAGAAACCAAATTTTCCCATAAGAGATACTTTTCTAGATGGAAAATGACATCACCCTGTCTCATCCCAAGACAATCCCGCATGCATTCACTCAATGGGCGTGGACAGAGAGGAGGCCTGCCCGTCGAAGAGCATCCGAGACTTGTCTCGCAAAGATTCCAGTTGAAAACGGGAGCGTTGATGGTCTGGGATGACGTCGGGAGCTAGCGGGACCGACGAGATCGAAGATCTACGTCTTGACCGACGGTGCCTGAGACAACTCTAACGGAGAACAACGGGAAGACTGAGACACTCGCGCCGCAGTCCCTCACCTCTGGAGCTTCGGCAGATGGCTTTCCAGAACTAGTTCTACAACCAGAAAGTTAGCTCTAGAAACGGGACTAGACTGGTGGGAATGTGTCTCTGGAATCATTATCAACGTCCCTTGGCGACCCCATGAGTCTATCGCAGCTACGATCATGCCCATAATGGTCTACCAGCTGAAAGATTGGTATCCTCGATATCTCCAGATCTGGAGATGAGCCAGTCAACAGCCGACAAGATGAGGTTAAGACCGAGACCGATCACCACCCCGGGACCGCTTCCGTCAAACCTCCTCCGTTCCGGGTTTACTCTTATCAGTGAGATCACATGCTTCTCCATGAAGCTCACTCAGCAGGCTCCCGAACGATTCTTTTTCGTTATGTCAGGGATAGATAAGAACTCAtagccagcagcagcacctccAGTTTCCCATCCTCAACTCATTATAGTTCCCACCTTATCACTCAAAACCCCCGTATCACCATCACCCAGCATGTCTTCACTTTACCATCAAACGCGACCGGGGCTCTCAATTACCAAGGGCAGCAGGAGAAACTCctggtccgccgccgccgccgccacagtcctcgccggcctcgcggcGCAGTACTTCCTCGTCCCCGGGTCCGTCATCAAGACGGCGGGGACCCCCTCCGCCATCGAGCGGTGCCTGGACGACGTCTGTGCCGGCGCCTCGGATTGCGTGCAGTTTCCATCCAAGCaagatggcgccgccgactcgGGCTCCTGGATGCGTCCGTTCAACCTCGGCCTGAGCTCCGTCCCCACGGCCATCGTCCGCCCCAGGAACGCGGGCGAGGTCGCGGGCGCCGTCAAGTGCGCAATGAAGCACAACTTTAAGGtccaggccaaggccggggGCCACAGCTATGCGTGAGTTCGTATCCAGaggaggggcgggggggTTTAAACGGGATTGTTTGTTCATCTGCTGACTCTTCACGCAAGTAACCACGGTGAGACTCCTTCGTCGGTAAGCAACCTGATGCCGTCATGCTAATGATCCTTGTAGGTCTTGGGGGCCAGAATGGTGCCATCTCAGTAGACATGGAACACTTCCAGTATGCCCACGTCGATTCGGCAGGCTCGTCGTACAACGTTCGCGTAGGCGGCGGCACGAGGCTGGGTCGTATTGACGAGTCCCTGCAAGCCCACCAACGCGCAGTGCCTCATGGCATGTGCCCCGGCATTGGAATCGGGGGCCACGCCACCGTGGTACGTTTCTAACCTGGATCCAATGGCCTGATGGATCTTTCTGACGAGATGTAGGGCGGTATCGGACCAGCTTCTCGCATGTGGGGGACGACCCTCGATAGCGTCGAGGAAATGGAAGTCGTCACGGCCAATGGCACAATCGTCCGCGCCAGCACTAAAGAGAACCCGGACTTGTTCTTCGTATGTGATCCCAGGCCTTGGAGGCAACTGAAGCCCATGCTAACCCACGATTAAAAGGCCATGAGGGGAGCCGGCTCCGGATTCGGCATCGTCACCGAGTTCGTCATGAGAACCCACCCGGCACCCCCGGCCGTGCTGCACTTCACTCAAGACTTTGCGTATGGTAATCTCAAGGAGATGGTCGACGTCTTCCATGACTGGCAAACAGTCGTCGCCGATCCCGCTCTGGACCACCGCCTCGGCACGGAAATCGTCCTGACCCCTCAGGGCGCCCGCATCATGTCGACGTGgtacggcgacgaggcggaccTCCGCCACACGGGTATCCTCGACCGACTCCCCGCAGACGGCTCTTTGAATTTCCGCCAGGAGAGTTGGGAAGGGTCCCTCGCTCTTCTCGCGGCGGAGGAGTCTATGCACCGGCCGGAGAAGCCCGGCAGACTCCACTCCCGAAGCCGGGGCCTCAGCCGCGGGGACCTGCTCTCCAGGGAGCACATCTCCGCCGCgttcgacaagctcgagCGAGGGCGCGATGTGACAGGCCCGTGGGCCATCAAGTTCCAagccgtcggcggtgccgtATCAGAGGTGCCCGCAGCTGGCACGGCGTACGCCCACCGGGACGACGTTGTACTCTACCACTcgttcgcggcggacgcCTCCAAGGATGTCCGCGACCTCTTGGACGAGTTCCACCGGACGCTGCTGAACATGGCCCCGGGGGCCTCTGGGACGTACCCGGGCTTCGCCGACCCAGAGCTCCGGGATCCGCAGCTGTCGTACTGGGGGCCGAATCTCGCGACCCTCGAGGAGATCAAGGGAAGCTGGGACCCCGAGGATGTTTTCCACAACCCCCAGAGTGTTGTTCCCAGGGCTTGGTAAAAATCTGCTGTAGACTGGTTGACTAGATTGCCACCGCAGCCAAAAGGGTCGATTGACACGCTCTCCATGCAGGTCAATGAGAGCACTTGtaagacggccgagagcaaCGGTGTATTCAGACCTGAGAGTTGACAACTTTGCGAAACCACACATCAAATCAGATAGCGGGAATGCAATTCATAATGTCCGAAGTCAGATACGGTTGTTTGTTTGTCAACCGTCATTGGGCGGTTGTTTCGCGAGTATTGGCTGCGCATCATAACCTTGTACTCGCCACCGACCACGCCACGCCGCCTAGGCATGCTCTGGCCTCACCCCTTTGCCAGCATGATTTCTAATACCGTCATTCGAAAGAGCACCATTGCTGGCTGGTCGGCACACTGCCGACAGATTCACCCCTGCCTGGACCACCGGAGACCTTTGTcttggtgtgtgtgtgtgtgtgcgtgagagagagtgtgtgtgtccAGGGCGGTTCCttttggcgttggcgagaaCACCCGTGTCTGTTGATCCTCTAAGACGTCGCGGAGAGGCGATCCGGACGACGGGATGGAGACGATCCCTACGCTCGAAAGCAAAGACGAGcgacccccctcccccccctaCTCCCCCCTTGAGGTCGCAGGTGACAGCTTGGCGGTCCACTCGGGCTGGGCAGACGGGGTCTACTCTAAACCAACCATCAGAATTCTCTCTCGCGCGAAATTGGAATTTTCGAGATGCCCGTCAGTGGCGAGTCGACAGGATTATCAGAGGACTTTAAGGGTGTGCGTTATATCAAGCCGTCCTATATAATGGCAGATTAACAGGCGGAAGCTGGTTGCGTAGGAGCCGTCATCCTCATATGATGGGCATACCCCTCCGTTGTCATCCCCCCCAGCCCCCTGGTCACAGCAAGTGAAGAAGACATGCGTTTAACTGGCATGCCAGGTAAGAGGTATCGAATTCCAGTTCCAACCGTTtcttttgctgctgctgcaggggACGGGTGGTCTGCTTGTTCTGGCCGAACCCACCCGGCTTTTGGCATGCGGGCTTGCAAGCGCGGCACCAGATCTAGGCTCTTCCATcgactggggggggggactctGGCGGCCACGACGGTTGAGACGGGGGCGGCAGGCAAAgtgcgaggagggagggggggcgggaaCCCTCGATGATAATGCGCCCGTTCTTGTTTGGTGACCACGAAGGTCCGAACTCCGGGTCGAATCATCCCGAGTAAATGAGGCTCGATGGGGTGTGCCACCAGTGAGTGGCATGCCGGCGATGGGACTGGCCAAGGTCTCAACGGCCGGTAGACTCTGGGGTGCGTCGTCAATCTCGTACGAACTCGTTGATTTCCCCTAGAGGTCTGTCTCTACATCAGTTGTGTCTCTCGCTGTTATAcacgcatacacacacatTTACGATAGATAAACACACCTACcaggggatggagggggggggctggaATGCTCAATACAAGGGCCCACTACCAAAGCGCCATGATTTATCAAGAGTAAGAGTCACACAcgtcagagagagagaaagcatTATATATCGGCGGTGAATATAGCAGCCAAAAAGGGCAAAGGCCCGACTCGAACCATGATGTTCATGACGGGACTGGACTGCGCGCTGTGGTCTGTGAATGCGCAAGAGGACAAGATGAGAGAGGAATTTGCCACTGGGTACGCTACATGTACAGAGCACAGCCAGCCACATCCGGCGTGCTGGGACCAAGGGAGATGTGAGTCGGTCCATGGGGACGTGTTGTATACATGAGGTGTCTATGGTTGGTTCACTGCTGAATCCAGAGGCAGGCAGATCTCAACGGCTGTGGCGCGTCTGAAGTGCAGCAGTCACAGCAGTAATATCACtaacagcagcagcatcgcGTACGGGGTTATTACGACCCCGGAGCACGGATACACCGCGCTGTAAATGCTCCATAGGTGATGACTGTGCTTGCTCCGTCCATCTCAGGCCTCTGGAAAGGTCGAAAGGCGCTAAGCATACCTGAAAGGTAGCCAGGATGTAGAGGTAccttgcctacctacctaccttacccAAGTAGGACCGCATGCAAACAGAGGCAAGTCCGAGTTGGGCATGGCAGGGGAGGTGCCGAAACGcacactacctacctatctacctacgTGCAAGAGAGAGTGGACACAAGAATGGACACAAGAATGGACACAAGAATGGACACAAGAATGGACACCAGAAAGAACAACAAGGCCGCTGAGCCCAGTCAGTAAGAAGGTAGCATACACCCCCAACccttcatctccatctccctctccttctccagcgGCAGCCATACCCGTTGggccagaagcagcaggaggaggcaGCCGCAGGAGTCAGTCAATCTCTGCCTGCTGACTTTGACTTCTGGAACCCAAATTGCCGGCGTCCAGGAAAAGACTCCTCCCCATGGACGACTGGCCATTTGCCTCCCCACCGCTGAATCGTCCAAGCCGTTGTCTCAGAAGCTTCCATTCATGCTCTCGATGCATGTGCCTGTCATGTCTGTCATGcctgctccccccccccccgactTCGTCTTGTCGCCGCGCACAGACGCTCGAATGGAGCCCGAGGGCTTGCGGACCGACGCCAGGGATGCAGGGGTCAGACACGCCATCCCATCGGGTAACTAGGTATGACTCTgtccatcccatcccatcccatcccatcccatctcgtCCCGTTGACTGGTTTGTCTTGAGCTTGTTTGCCTAtcaggggaagggggagcCCTTGGAAGCCTTGGAGCATCTCCAGTCAGTCAGTGGACGAGGGACGGCTGGACGTGATGAGCATAGGtaggtcgacgagggcgcaGAAAGCGGGTTGAAGTTGGAAAAGAGATGACGGGCGGTGGGGGCTAAAggggaaaggaaagaaagtAAGACAAGGAAGggcaagggggggtggggggaggaggatgagggaggcggcgtcAAAAGTCGAAAGTGGGTACAGGTATGCACTGCAGATACGTACCTGGGAGACCTCGTGCGATACGTACTCTACACTCTATGCTCCGGCTAGTGAGGGCCTGGGAAGGTAGGTGGGTAGGaaagtaggtaggtagggaaTGCAAGTCCACCCTATGTACCTAGGAAGGTACTTTTGGatggaagggagggagggaaggaggcAGGGAGGTATCCATCGTACACATCTTCTTCCCAGACGAACTCCTCCCAGAAAGGGCCAAAGCACAGTGACTCGCAGCAGCATCGACGGGGGTTCCATGATCCAAAAGAGGGAATGATGTGAGGGCATCTTCCTCGCAGCCTGTCGATTGCGCCAgagcaacggcaacggcaacgccAAAGGGAGAAGGGGTCCGCAACGGGGGAACGCAACGGGGCAAGGCAAGGGGGAAAATGTTTCCGAGCCATGATCAGGACTGATCAAAGAAGTGGTCCATGGCTCATGGATGGATCATGGATGTGAAGGGACGGATGACACGACCAACAGCGA
This window contains:
- a CDS encoding Putative alpha/beta hydrolase-1, epoxide hydrolase; translation: MTLPTLKENQFTHSGDKTTFYWSAGPSQGPLVILVHGWPANGETWKPQLLALAALGFRVVAPDNRGYGRSSVPKGPEAYAIKHHVSDLLALLAHLGRDKAVWIGHDWGAGLVWGLAAMYPEKCVGVCCLSVPYRAIELGLEVATSLTNREVYPEDQYPLAQWDYMGFHIEQPEAAAAQLRANVPNTIKLLYQAGSPADYGKPTPFASVRKAGGWFGGAPEAPELPFETTLFKDDKPAFDRMVAEFERNGFEGPNDYYRNHGVNRAYLLEPPNGARLRFPVLFVESRWDSVCDTAISRLSEPMRELCDDLTEVSIEAGHWVALEKPAETNAALVRWFATKLPTYFPGYWKTPFVSTK
- a CDS encoding Putative oxygen oxidoreductase covalent FAD-binding, FAD-binding, type PCMH, subdomain 1, with the translated sequence MSSLYHQTRPGLSITKGSRRNSWSAAAAATVLAGLAAQYFLVPGSVIKTAGTPSAIERCLDDVCAGASDCVQFPSKQDGAADSGSWMRPFNLGLSSVPTAIVRPRNAGEVAGAVKCAMKHNFKVQAKAGGHSYA
- a CDS encoding Putative major facilitator superfamily, MFS transporter superfamily, which produces MATQRRSVDKHEVEVLGNRASTEAHLEKVPEAIDVNGFRVFGLSPEDADFYTNYPPEKRKKVFHKVDVRLIPMLALLYLICHIDRANIGNAKIEGMVEDLGMTGVQYNTVLSIFFVPYVLFEVPSNIVLKKFKRPSHYLGGLTLAWGIVMTCTGLVRNFAGLMVTRVLLGTFEAGFFPGAIYLTSFWYEPKDLSTRISYFYCASAMSGAFSGLLAAGIAEMDGVSGLEGWRWIFILEGLATIAIGAACFFFLVDTPALSKRWLEPEEIRYLELSIFIKQGGGSREESGAGGRVNWRDLRMNLTNWRIYVQAYFLVCQSALSYGIKFTLPTITKAMGFANTQAQLLSAPPYVAAAISAISFAKVSDRFFWRMPFLVTPLGIVAIAYSIILSLNGELEAKKGVAYFAVVLAVIGIYPIQAAAASWNANNIAPASRRAIGIALMNCVGNVGGIVGSFMYLEKEKPKYHTGFGLSLAFGGSGLIVALLLEWSYKVANARKARMADEAKAKYTEEELFNMGDRSPLFTYVL
- a CDS encoding Putative berberine/berberine, FAD-binding, type PCMH, subdomain 2, with translation MRGAGSGFGIVTEFVMRTHPAPPAVLHFTQDFAYGNLKEMVDVFHDWQTVVADPALDHRLGTEIVLTPQGARIMSTWYGDEADLRHTGILDRLPADGSLNFRQESWEGSLALLAAEESMHRPEKPGRLHSRSRGLSRGDLLSREHISAAFDKLERGRDVTGPWAIKFQAVGGAVSEVPAAGTAYAHRDDVVLYHSFAADASKDVRDLLDEFHRTLLNMAPGASGTYPGFADPELRDPQLSYWGPNLATLEEIKGSWDPEDVFHNPQSVVPRAW
- a CDS encoding Putative FAD-binding domain, PCMH-type, FAD-binding, type PCMH, subdomain 2, which gives rise to MLMILVGLGGQNGAISVDMEHFQYAHVDSAGSSYNVRVGGGTRLGRIDESLQAHQRAVPHGMCPGIGIGGHATVGGIGPASRMWGTTLDSVEEMEVVTANGTIVRASTKENPDLFFVCDPRPWRQLKPMLTHD